Part of the Coregonus clupeaformis isolate EN_2021a unplaced genomic scaffold, ASM2061545v1 scaf0617, whole genome shotgun sequence genome, tgttgcccagaagttaattgacagcatgccagggtggattgcagaggtcttgaaaaagaagggtcaacactgcaaatatttactctttgcataaacgtaatgtaattgtcaataaaagctttCGACActcatggaatgcttgtaattatacttcagtataccatagtaacatctgacaaaaatatctaaaaacactgaagcagcaaactttgtgaagaccaatacttgtgttattctcaaaacgtttgaccacgactgtatattcaACTAGGATGTTTATTTTTACTTCAAGTTTTTCTCATTTAGAGAGTGAGTTGTGCTCTTAGTGACATGGTTGTTTGTGGTTTTGATGCACTGAGGTGTGTGTAGGTAGTGTGTGGTGCGGACTGAAGGTCATTGCTGGGGGTTAGAGATTAGTTTAATATTTTTAGGGCATTCATAACACTACAGAGATGTTGTCAGGATACACCTACAAAAGAGTTTGAGACAAAATAAAACACCAGTCAGTAGATTTGTATTTACATTGCATTATGCGACCCAAAAAAGCTTTGTTACATTGATTATAAGCTTAATATGGTTGTTGCATACTGAATCTTCAGGTGAAATATAACAACAGAGGAaaatatcaaataaaaaaatGCCTCTATATGAAAGCAGTTGAATGTTTTATTTGATCTAAAATTCACAACAGTATCAATGTTAAAAGGAGGTTGACAGAGTACAAGTAATTGTACCACACAATGAAAAAGCCATAGTTATACATACAGTGTAGAAAACACAAAAGCAATGCAAGTTATTAAAGAACAAAAGTTGACGTTTCAGTCCATGTTTTGGAGTCTCACCCCAGAGTACACAGTGTCTCTCTCCATGgcgctcctctgtctcccagcCTTTACTTTCTTGTGGATGACGTTCAGAGCAGCGTATTGGAGTGTGTCAGCATCTTGATTCCGAGAGGAATAACAAATATAAAACCGAAACATTTTGTATTAGACAAATATATTTATAGTGAAACAACACCTTTAAGTAAATGCCTATTTTCATATTTTGAATGAAGATAAAATACATTGAATCAACAACAGTTGGACCAGTGTTAGGTCTGTCTACCTGGTTATGAGAACTGGGGACTGATGAAGTACTTGACTGAGGGTGTGTTCCTGTAGACAAACACATGGtggaatcatcatcatcatcatcatcatcatcatacaatGAATTAACCCAGTTTCATGACTAAAACAGGCTGTAAAGTaaaacaatatgtggaaaaagtcaaaggggtctgaatattttccgaatgcagtgtatatTGTTCGCAATGATACCACTTACCTCTACACAGCAGAGAAGTTTTCTTGGTCATCTTATACAAACAGAACCAAGGACAATGATGAGGATGACACAAAGAGCCAACGCTACACCCAGACAGTACACCAAGAGAACATGGTCCTCCTTACAACCATCTGTAGAAATACAGACAGTGATAGAGGAAATTCAGGACATTTTTTTCAACCAGACATACAATTTATTCACAACAATGTGAAAGTATTTTAGACATTTTCagaaatgtcaaaaatataactTACAGACAATGTCCAGCTTGGTCCAGTTGCCAAATAGTATCTCCCCACatgaggccacagcacagtagtaagtaccagcatcagagaggctgaggttcCTCTTGGGGAGGTTGTAGACACAGCTCTGTGTAGGAGACCCAGCATCAGGGTTCTTCTCACACtgatcactcctgtctccacgAGTGTAAATAATTCCTGGATGGGATTCTCCTGAGCCATGTCTGAACCAATAGATTCCCACCTTACATACAGATTCAGTCTGTATTCATCTATGAATCAATTATGCATAAAATGCTTATGCTACCAAAAAGGTGTGCTATTTATCTTCAAAGGGTGTAAAGTCAGAGTTACGGGTTTGTTTTGATTAATCGTTTGCGTCAGTTGATGAGACTAGTGGCACATACAGtacctatagaaagtctacaccaaCACtgtatttcttcacattttattgtgttacaaagtgggattcaaatggatttaattgtgatctttttgtcaacaatctactcaAAAAactaatatcaaagtggaagaaTTTCTAATATTGTATTACATGGTGCAAATAAGTGGTAAGAATTGGGCAAGTCATTAAATGTAGGAAATAAAAACATGTttatgttatgatttaactggatagaacccaaatgcagacaagtacaccaagccagagaagttttaacaggtttattataatgttcaatagtccaggtttccaataaatggggaagagcaagtccaggttacagggagggtaca contains:
- the LOC123485221 gene encoding uncharacterized protein LOC123485221, producing the protein MKDFNETKRLSVKRGVDSCNLTISKTESGDSATYYCGDSGFNSMSVLQQPVSESVQPGDSVTLNCTIHTETCAAEHSVYWFRHGSGESHPGIIYTRGDRSDQCEKNPDAGSPTQSCVYNLPKRNLSLSDAGTYYCAVASCGEILFGNWTKLDIVYGCKEDHVLLVYCLGVALALCVILIIVLGSVCISMCLSTGTHPQSSTSSVPSSHNQDQDADTLQYAALNVIHKKVKAGRQRSAMERDTVYSGVRLQNMD